Within the Pseudomonas orientalis genome, the region GATTGCGGCGCGCAATGGGTGGGGCGGAACGGCGCCGGAGCGGGTGAAGGAGCAGATTGGGCGGTTGAAGGTGGCGTTGGCTGAGCAGCAGGTATGGGCTGAGAGTTATCAGGGATTCAGGATTTGACGATCGTTCCCACGCTCTGCGTGGAAATGCATCCCGTGACGCTCCGCGTCGCCACATTATGCGCGGGACGCGGAGCGTCCGGGGCGGCATTCCCACGCGGAGCGTGGGAACGATCAGCATCAAGCAAAATTTTTGGAGAATCACCATGAACCAAACCCCGGCCGAGCGCTTGGAGATAGAGCGCAAGTTGTCCGAGAATCAGTTCGATATCACGCAGTACGAGCACGTACCGCGGCGTTATTACGGGCGGATGTTTTTTGCCACGTTGATCGTGATTGCGTTGGCGGCGCTGTTGCGTGCGTTTGCCGATGGTCAGATCGAATGGTCCTACATCGGGCAGTTCCTGACGTCTGAAGCCATTCTTTGGGGCCTGGCCAATACCATCATCATGTCGATCCTGGCGATGGCGCTGGGCGTGGTCATCGGGGTAATCACGGCGATCATGCGCATGTCGGCCAACCCGATCCTGCGCTACGTGGCGATCACTTACACCTGGTTGTTCCGCGGTACGCCGTTGATTCTGCAACTGCTGTTGTGGTTCAACCTGGCGCTGATCTTCCCGGTGATCGCCATTCCCGGCCTGTTCAGCCTCGACACCGTCGACCTGATGACGCCGTTCGTGGCCGCCCTGCTCGGCCTCAGCATCAACCAGGGCGCCTACACCGCCGAGGTGGTGCGCGCCGGGCTGTTGTCGGTGGACACCGGCCAGTACGAAGCG harbors:
- a CDS encoding amino acid ABC transporter permease, with product MNQTPAERLEIERKLSENQFDITQYEHVPRRYYGRMFFATLIVIALAALLRAFADGQIEWSYIGQFLTSEAILWGLANTIIMSILAMALGVVIGVITAIMRMSANPILRYVAITYTWLFRGTPLILQLLLWFNLALIFPVIAIPGLFSLDTVDLMTPFVAALLGLSINQGAYTAEVVRAGLLSVDTGQYEAAKSIGMPSLQALRRIILPQAMRVIIPPVGNEFISMVKMTSLASVIQYSELLHNAQNIYYANARVMELLMVAGIWYLAVVTVLSFGQSRLERRFARGAGKRS